The proteins below come from a single bacterium genomic window:
- a CDS encoding NAD(P)-binding protein, with protein sequence MSNTQDAVIIGAGVIGCSIAYRLGRKGIRSRIIERESVGCDEIRATYFGGMGICLSPGTGQIMAGLISTGEVPFRAKQLMKLLGPAQV encoded by the coding sequence ATGTCGAATACGCAGGACGCCGTCATCATCGGTGCGGGCGTCATCGGCTGTTCGATCGCCTATCGTCTGGGTCGAAAAGGAATCCGCTCCCGGATCATCGAGCGCGAGTCAGTCGGCTGTGATGAAATCCGTGCCACGTATTTCGGTGGGATGGGGATATGCCTGAGTCCGGGTACGGGGCAGATCATGGCAGGCCTCATCTCCACGGGTGAGGTGCCATTCCGCGCGAAGCAACTCATGAAGCTCTTGGGTCCCGCGCAGGTGTAG
- a CDS encoding CehA/McbA family metallohydrolase has product MAGQHDGPASGAFEPVLFGGNTSFAGLAKADVSPVLRSVPAYAPTGSCTAWGIPFQIRRPLLVQSGAANIDLAGTRAGWLVFLHTTDVVPRVPNQDGFTLPYRGDGALAEHVADYVFRYADGSEVRQEIRRRHQIGTVQRIWGENCFEAVAMSKPRPIRPFHEQRLPAPPAPQSWGLSQARALAGDTAPFGNWLWAWENPHPRRALAGVTIEHRAGTLLVCALSGGRASAHPLRWQTRKKAQLRLGPNEDFDFDVDESGLLKHVRLDMGQVISAQPHFDYPDAEWTRTRNNQAPRIDNRTVTLEYSAHPDARFHLSNGRSVPVAKLESGKGTKDLRPIAAATQRVKLRVVDAESGLAVPVKLHAHGDHGEYLAPTDRHRIPNSAWFEDYSPDYVAVDFQSGSYHLTTYIQGETLIDLPLGRVYLEVSKGFETKPVRKAIDVKASTRTVTIRLKKVLPWRERGWVTADTHVHFLSPATAQLEGAAEGVNVINLLASQWGELMTNVGDFDGKTTYGSREAGGDGEWLVRVGTENRQHVLGHISLLGYNGDIITPMCSGGPDEAAIGDPVGVLMTEWARQCRSQDGIVVFPHFPQPRAENAATLVHGDVDAVEMCSWGDLYRGIDPYSLSDWYRYLNCGYLYPAVGGTDKMAASTAVGTIRTYAKLPEGVEFSYDAWKDAIRAGNTFVSYGPLVEFSVEGRPAGSRIEMAAGGGRVSVDYELASVTLPMTRVDLIVNGEIRESRTTSRFAARGSISVDVESSSWVALLVRGKYADKPEMIAAHSSPVMVHVEGTRVFSKVDAITILDQIEGALAYLDTVGTRAEAAASKRMRLVLTSAHRKLHNEMHQKGHDHVHAAPHHHPEHS; this is encoded by the coding sequence ATGGCCGGTCAACACGATGGTCCCGCATCTGGCGCATTCGAGCCCGTGTTATTCGGAGGCAATACCAGCTTTGCGGGCCTGGCCAAAGCCGACGTCTCGCCGGTGCTGCGTTCCGTGCCGGCCTACGCTCCTACCGGGTCCTGCACGGCCTGGGGAATTCCCTTCCAGATTCGCCGCCCACTTCTGGTCCAGAGCGGAGCGGCGAACATCGATCTCGCGGGTACCCGCGCCGGCTGGCTCGTGTTCTTGCACACGACCGACGTGGTGCCACGCGTGCCGAATCAGGACGGGTTTACGCTCCCGTACCGCGGCGACGGTGCACTGGCCGAACATGTTGCGGACTACGTATTCCGCTATGCAGATGGCAGCGAGGTGCGTCAGGAGATCCGGCGTCGCCACCAGATCGGAACCGTGCAACGGATCTGGGGCGAGAACTGTTTCGAAGCCGTGGCCATGAGCAAGCCTCGGCCCATACGTCCGTTTCACGAGCAGCGACTACCGGCGCCCCCCGCACCCCAGTCCTGGGGATTGAGTCAAGCACGCGCATTGGCCGGCGACACCGCGCCGTTCGGGAACTGGCTCTGGGCCTGGGAGAATCCCCATCCCCGCCGGGCTCTGGCCGGTGTGACGATCGAGCACCGGGCGGGAACGCTGCTTGTCTGCGCACTCTCGGGTGGTCGCGCCTCCGCACATCCGCTGCGCTGGCAGACACGCAAGAAGGCACAGCTCCGCCTCGGACCGAACGAAGATTTCGATTTCGACGTGGATGAAAGCGGGTTGTTGAAACACGTCCGGCTCGACATGGGGCAGGTGATCTCTGCGCAACCGCACTTCGACTATCCCGATGCCGAATGGACCAGAACCCGCAACAACCAGGCGCCACGCATCGACAATCGCACGGTCACGCTGGAGTACAGCGCACATCCCGATGCCCGCTTCCACCTGTCCAATGGCCGGTCCGTGCCGGTTGCAAAGCTCGAGTCGGGGAAAGGAACGAAGGATCTCCGGCCGATTGCAGCGGCGACGCAACGCGTGAAGCTGCGCGTCGTCGACGCCGAGAGCGGACTCGCGGTGCCGGTGAAACTCCATGCCCACGGCGACCACGGCGAGTACCTGGCTCCGACGGATCGCCATCGCATTCCGAATTCGGCCTGGTTCGAAGACTACAGCCCGGACTATGTCGCGGTAGATTTTCAATCCGGGTCCTATCACCTGACGACCTATATCCAGGGCGAGACGCTGATCGATCTGCCGCTGGGGCGTGTGTACCTCGAAGTGAGCAAGGGCTTTGAAACGAAGCCGGTGCGCAAAGCGATCGACGTGAAAGCATCGACTCGCACCGTGACGATCCGCTTGAAGAAGGTATTGCCCTGGCGGGAGCGCGGCTGGGTGACGGCGGACACGCACGTGCACTTCCTGTCTCCGGCTACGGCCCAGCTCGAAGGAGCGGCCGAGGGTGTGAACGTGATCAACCTGTTGGCGAGCCAATGGGGCGAGTTGATGACCAATGTCGGCGACTTCGACGGCAAGACCACCTACGGGTCGCGAGAGGCCGGCGGCGATGGCGAGTGGTTGGTGCGCGTCGGTACCGAGAACCGACAGCACGTGCTCGGGCACATCTCGTTGCTCGGTTACAACGGCGACATCATTACGCCCATGTGTTCGGGTGGTCCCGATGAGGCGGCGATCGGAGATCCGGTCGGCGTGTTGATGACGGAGTGGGCGCGCCAATGCAGGTCCCAGGACGGAATCGTCGTCTTTCCCCACTTTCCCCAGCCACGGGCGGAGAACGCAGCCACACTGGTTCACGGGGATGTCGACGCGGTCGAGATGTGTTCGTGGGGAGATCTGTATCGGGGAATCGATCCCTATTCTCTTTCGGACTGGTATCGCTATCTGAACTGCGGCTACCTCTATCCCGCGGTCGGCGGCACCGACAAGATGGCGGCATCGACCGCGGTCGGAACGATCCGAACCTATGCGAAGCTCCCCGAGGGCGTCGAGTTCAGCTATGACGCGTGGAAGGATGCGATTCGCGCCGGGAACACCTTCGTGTCCTATGGGCCGCTTGTCGAATTCTCTGTTGAAGGCCGTCCGGCGGGGTCTCGGATCGAGATGGCGGCCGGGGGCGGCCGCGTCAGCGTGGACTACGAACTGGCGAGCGTCACGCTGCCGATGACTCGGGTCGATCTGATCGTGAACGGCGAGATCCGCGAGAGTCGCACGACTTCCCGCTTTGCCGCGCGCGGCAGCATATCCGTCGATGTCGAGAGTAGCTCGTGGGTCGCATTACTCGTGCGCGGAAAGTACGCCGACAAGCCGGAGATGATTGCAGCGCACTCGTCACCGGTCATGGTCCACGTGGAGGGAACCCGGGTCTTCTCGAAAGTCGACGCCATCACCATCCTGGACCAGATCGAGGGCGCATTGGCTTACCTCGACACGGTCGGCACCCGCGCCGAGGCCGCGGCGTCAAAACGTATGCGACTGGTGCTCACCAGCGCCCATCGCAAGCTCCACAACGAGATGCACCAGAAGGGGCACGATCACGTTCACGCAGCCCCTCATCACCATCCGGAACACAGCTGA
- a CDS encoding SDR family oxidoreductase — translation MNRRGETALITGASAGIGRELALVFAEHGFDLIIVARRAAELEELADRCRQKHGVDVHVIPMDLLGPDAPEKLVQRLEDDGLEVEVLVNNAGLMDMGGFADIEVERDERLLQLNIVVLTSLTRRLLPAMLERGHGRILNLASTSSFQPVPSMALYAASKAFVLSLSESLSEELKNSGVTVTALCPGVTKTDMYDRALEEHEVTRSIPGLFISRVGDVARDGFAACMAGRAVIVPGLPNRMLASAVQFYPRWLVRSIGGLVGRRSAKN, via the coding sequence ATGAATCGGAGGGGAGAGACGGCTCTCATCACGGGCGCGTCTGCTGGCATCGGTCGGGAGCTGGCCCTGGTGTTCGCAGAACACGGCTTTGACTTGATCATCGTCGCGCGTCGCGCCGCAGAACTCGAAGAACTCGCCGATCGCTGCCGCCAGAAGCACGGTGTCGATGTCCACGTGATTCCGATGGATCTGCTGGGGCCGGACGCCCCGGAGAAGCTGGTCCAGCGACTGGAAGACGACGGACTCGAGGTCGAAGTGCTGGTCAACAACGCCGGCTTGATGGACATGGGCGGCTTCGCCGACATCGAGGTCGAGCGAGATGAACGCCTATTGCAACTGAATATCGTCGTGCTCACCTCACTCACGCGCCGACTCCTGCCCGCCATGCTCGAGCGGGGGCACGGCCGGATCCTGAACCTCGCTTCAACCTCCTCTTTCCAGCCCGTGCCTTCGATGGCCCTCTACGCGGCCAGCAAGGCGTTCGTTCTGTCTCTTTCCGAGTCACTGTCCGAAGAACTGAAGAACAGCGGAGTCACGGTAACGGCGCTCTGTCCAGGCGTCACGAAGACGGATATGTACGACCGGGCGCTGGAAGAGCACGAGGTGACCCGCAGCATTCCAGGCCTGTTCATCTCCAGGGTTGGCGACGTCGCCCGCGATGGCTTCGCGGCCTGCATGGCCGGTCGGGCCGTGATCGTCCCCGGACTTCCGAATCGGATGCTGGCGAGCGCCGTCCAGTTCTACCCGCGCTGGCTCGTGCGCTCAATCGGGGGACTCGTGGGTCGGAGATCTGCGAAGAACTGA